The Hypomesus transpacificus isolate Combined female chromosome 2, fHypTra1, whole genome shotgun sequence genome window below encodes:
- the irx2a gene encoding iroquois-class homeodomain protein IRX-2a, translated as MSYPQGYLYQPPGSLALYSCPAYGASALAAPRNEELARSSSGSAFSPYAGSAAFTASASGFSSPLPYSTDPTTGFPSYMGSPYDAHTTGMAGAISYHPYGSPGYPYQLNDPAYRKNATRDATATLKAWLQEHRKNPYPTKGEKIMLAIITKMTLTQVSTWFANARRRLKKENKMTWAPRNKSEDEDEDDGDGERKDERSEKNLDNSEISAEDEGISLHVDTLTDHSCSAESDGEKVNSRIGDAACESGSDTKDKCEDEDHDIENDERQRGLSPKPVTSSPLTEVEAPMLNHHHREDSRNNNKSCIDNRMSSVPQNQTVKPKLWSLAEIATSDHKQHLGQNCPSSAGLLNSTSTTSPAGAVYPASSILGRPIYYTSPFYSNYTNYGNFSPLQGQGILRYNSSGAAAAAVAAAANEGLTQSVLEASSMHKQQSNDSFIKSISNQIDQQFRPSNLESKKGRCHNCFE; from the exons atgTCGTATCCTCAGGGTTACCTCTACCAGCCCCCCGGCTCTTTGGCTCTCTATTCGTGTCCAGCTTATGGGGCTTCGGCTTTGGCCGCCCCCAGGAACGAGGAGCTGGCACGGTCTTCGTCCGGCTCAGCCTTTAGTCCCTACGCTGGATCCGCTGCTTTTACGGCTTCAGCCAGTGGCTTCTCAAGTCCACTGCCATACTCAACAGATCCGACCACGGGGTTCCCATCGTACATG GGCTCTCCATACGATGCCCACACTACAGGCATGGCTGGTGCAATAAGTTACCACCCTTATGGAAGTCCTGGATATCCCTACCAGCTTAACGATCCGGCATACAGGAAGAACGCAACCAGAGACGCTACAGCCACCCTAAAAGCCTGGCTACAGGAGCACAGGAAGAACCCCTATCCCACCAAAGGAGAGAAGATCATGCTGGCCATTATCACCAAGATGACCCTGACGCAGGTCTCTACCTGGTTCGCCAACGCcaggaggagactgaagaaggaGAACAAGATGACTTGGGCACCGCGGAATAAGagcgaggatgaggatgaggatgatggagacggggagagaaaaGACGAACGTTCAGAAAAGAACCTTGACAACAGCGAGATATCAGCCGAGGACGAAG gTATCAGTTTGCACGTTGATACACTCACAGATCATTCTTGTTCAGCGGAATCGGATGGAGAGAAGGTGAACTCCAGGATAGGAGACGCGGCTTGCGAGTCTGGATCAGATACAAAGGACAAATGCGAGGATGAAGATCACGATATAGAAAATGACGAACGCCAGCGAGGCCTGTCACCGAAGCCGGTGACATCATCACCCTTGACAGAAGTGGAAGCTCCGATGCTGAATCACCATCATCGGGAAGACTCccgaaacaacaacaaatcatGCATTGACAATAGAATGTCTTCAGTTCCACAGAATCAGACCGTTAAACCCAAATTGTGGTCATTAGCAGAGATTGCCACATCGGACCACAAGCAGCACCTGGGGCAAAACTGTCCCTCGAGCGCTGGCCTTCTGAACTCCACTTCAACGACGTCCCCAGCCGGCGCTGTGTACCCTGCGTCCTCCATCTTGGGAAGACCTATTTATTACACATCTCCTTTTTATAGTAATTACACAAACTATGGCAACTTCAGCCCGTTGCAGGGCCAAGGGATTCTGCGGTATAATTCGTCTGgagcggctgctgctgctgtcgcCGCAGCTGCGAATGAGGGACTCACTCAGTCGGTTCTTGAAGCAAGCTCCATGCACAAACAACAGAGCAATGACTCTTTCATTAAAAGTATCTCAAACCAGATTGATCAACAATTCAGACCCTCAAATTTAGAGTCAAAGAAAG GTAGGTGTCACAATTGCTTTGAATAA